The Mytilus galloprovincialis chromosome 3, xbMytGall1.hap1.1, whole genome shotgun sequence genomic interval aatttatcaatgaaagtaaaggtttgaaaggtaagaattgccactacTTCTATTTGTATAAATTTCTATGAATACAAAGTTAAAACAATATCTATAGTAGcttattatgttgaaaaacatgtACGTAAtactaaatatataaatgaactgcAATTAGACTTAAGTTTGATTGAATGATTAGGGAAAAGTCTTTCCTTGCTTCTCATAATACGTTATACATATGCATACAATTAATGCTGTTTGACAACAACAACGATGATTTGAATACGTATAACTTACCTCCAAAGAACCATATGTATCAGAATTGTAATGACTAGAAACAAGATTGACACTCCACATCCGATGGCTGATATGACACTCAATGGAATATAGTGAGACGATGGCTtgtaaaaagtgtaaaatcatatttagaaaaaagatttgtattttaataaatgtataaTTGTGATTCTCTTATGGTTGGGGCCTGTTATCTAACTTCCACGTGAatagatatttttcgtatcacaccgtacggagtgtgatatgaaaaagtgatatcaaaattacgttaatttgattggcttatctcgtaaatttccaatattttcattGGCCGTTGATCAGGTCATTATTCGCTGGAAAAGGTCATGCCGGGACTACTTTTTTTCTTGACAACTTCCAATTTCAATTTCCCTCTGtatgcgacagtaaaactaccgatggaggtccgcaaagcttcaaatacaatacagttatctctattctaatgcaaaacaagttcataattaaatttcaatcacaatttcagtgtaaaatcttcattaaagaaaattccgcgaaaagatgttatcttctttggttcCTACActacgtgacgtcataggtatgcttccggtgtCATACATAAACACCGGGcattttctggcttctgtgccgcttcagaatgtaataacatttgataaaaagaagattttaaggcgcaacaagtgagttatttgtttattattgtagaaataacgtGTCAATACACTTGTTACAAATTAGATAACAGGCACCAACCATAAGAGAAAGATCAGTACGCGTTGCAAAGAAAAACGGCCGTAGCAACACAACTCGCAACAAATAGGCCACGCACATACAACTTTTtgccataagagaaataggtttaacaacttgtgagaattagatatcgcttgatatcaactctcgttatttaatttcaataataataaattcgcCATGggctcgtttattattattgaaattaaataactcgaattgatatcaagcgatatctaattctcactcgATATGAAAcctataaatgattttttaaattaaatatacatgtactgtttgCTAGATAAATGATAAATCGATGTTTCGGTATGAATAATTTAAAAagggaaaattcaaaatttaatcagTATAAGAGAGACTAGATATTCATACTCTTACGTTAAAATGCATTGCGTGAAAAAGAAACGACgataagacaaacaaaagtctACATAATACCtcacttattttttatttgagaatacaatcattttctaaaaatctttaatttcaaaatattgaatgtgtATCAAAACATGATCAATAGTTCCTATTCGATGACAACTAGCCCAAATTCTCTATTTACTTATTTGTAACTTAGTATAGCCAAAAACTTTCAATCCAAAATGATTGAAGAAGAGAGTTAAAGGATATCAAAGGAACACTCAACCTAAAGTAAAAAATACGGACAAACAATGTCATTGAGACAACTCGCAATCGGTTTGCAGATTTTTCGAATTTGGAAATATATTCCAAACTACGGTACTCTGATTTGTTCTGATTTTTGTATTTAAACTTGAATTGAGATAACCGAATTGTATATAATTCGCAGTCAGCGTAAAACGtggttttactgtcgcaaatgtCAATAAACCTAGCTCTCCTACGTATTGTTATGTAATATGAATTTGCGTTTGACGTGGGCCAGGATTCACATACAATACGTCGTTAATATACACGATAGTACATATTACGGTGCTGTGATAACCTGATGTCGAAGTGTCGGAATATATACAGGGCGTAAATTggttatttttctctcgttttgtTGGGTTAATGTCTCTTTATCACAGTTTCCATTCCCGTCATCTAATCTTTCttgaatgttttaaaatgtttgcaTTGCTAAATGTGTTATGATTTGTAAGAGTAAgagtttttttaaatgaaaaaatcacattattgatataccTTACTCTGTCATATTCCAAAACTGATGTATATTGATGGCATTTAGTTTAGCAAAACATATAACCTGTACATTGCCAAACATGTAGATACCGTCAGACTTTACGGTTGTAAATGTACAGCTGTGTATCAGAATACTAGTTATTTTTTAGGTTgttacaaaaatcaaatatgttgtCATTGATCATCACGGAAGAGACATTTTGTCGAAATACACATCCTATGCattaaatttattgttttatttgttaaatattttaccaataaaatcaatttttaaatatttgattaaagtTATGAATTGGTTATGGTTTAGAATAAGATTTTTTCAATGATCGCTAAGAGTTCCCCAAACATGTCTAAATTTGCGTTTTTAGTTTGTGTTGCACACCTTTGAGAAAGTGTCGTAATTTTCCAGCACACATATGTGTGTCATTAAATACATATTGTTCAAGTAAATAAAACAGCAATCCTCGGTATAGGGTGGACACTACGCCCACGGATGTCCACGGCATAGTGTGGGCACCACCCCAACTGTGGACAAAGGACGTGGACAGAGAGTAGACCGCATTGGTTTGTCCACCGTTGGTTAGTGCAAATGACAAAGTACACCTGTAGTGTAGTGTACAGATGTTAACGATTCTTCTTATTGTGAAACGTAAATAAATCAATTGGAAGTTGTAATTAAACATACTGTTTTCTGGGCTCATCAATATGGCAAAATTAGTGGTGTGATTATATTCACATATTGTGTATGAATCTGAAGCATCAACAAGTCGTGAACCGAAAGAAGACCACGCTCCATAAACAGTATTTctacaaaacaaattgtttattgAATAAAGAGTTCTAAATGCTGAAGTTAAAATCATTCATTTCAAAATCCGACGGACACCATCTGATACACAATTTACAACGAATATgtttaaaatgtcaaaacaatAATCGTGTTCTCTTTTCCTAAAAAGGTCACATACCGAATGAAACTTATTAATGCGTTCCTAATTTCATGAGCAACATGATACACATAGACCAGGATCTACTGACACTTTGTAACATTTACTATCAAGCAATCAGTTTTAAAGGTTTAtgtgttcagtctttagttttctatgttgtttatattttgattgtttttcaacattatattggttgatttttgtaccatattataaagtaacaactatgagtgtacagattttttttattttgctgaaATTGTTGTatcctcgagcctccttaagagcTACATCCCTTGGTATTATTTGACTATTGCTTATCTTGTATGCAATTGATTCAAATGATAATGGTCAATTAACAgaactttaatattaaaaatcaatcagcTGAAAGCAAAACAATAATACATGGAAAAGCAGAACTAATATCAATCAAAATTTCcatattaagttttaaaaaagttcTTCAGGAACGGACTAGGTTAATGGAGGGTTGATTGTCCTAGAACATGCCCGATGTTCTCATCCTAGATTTTCAGAAGGTAGATTTCACCCATTATTGTCcatagaaaatgcctgttccaagtcaataatatgacagtttttttccACAAGATCCTTTGCAAATTGTGTTGGACTTCCCTTTTATAATTTAGAGTTCGGTATTCATGTTTTTGTTAATacgtttttgttttattacatgtatgtaagCACACGATAGGATGTTTTGCTCTTGTTTTGTAATGTTGTGGCATGCTACAAATTAGTATGCAGTTTCTGATTTGAATGTTGTTTCAGGCAGGTATCTAACATGCTTCCAGTATATAGTTGTCACTTTTCACCAATACACATGTTCTTAATGTATAAAGACTTCAAACTTACATAGCACTGAAATTCCAATGTCCACAAAATGGCATGGACATGTTATCcttgtttaaaagaaaaaaaggcaaTTGTAATTTTCATACTttaataaacttttaaattttgcataTCCAGAACATTTTTAGATTTTGTATTATCAAAACCAATCTCAGTAATCGTAAAGATAGAACAATTCCTTTAACTATATTTTACATTCGTTAAGTATTATTCGTATGCAAAATAGTCATGCTATAGAAATAATAGTTTCTTtagacaaatatgaaaaaaatttaaacaagcaATATATTTGCATGCGGAATGGATCCAGTGAATTTCGCAAAACATTAGATATGTATTACATCACAGTGACCAAACAATATTGTAGAGAGTTTTGAAAATATTGTTACTTACCAAAAGGTGGTCGAATTTTATAATTACGGAAAAATCTAAGCAAGATGTTCCATGAATCGTAAAATCCGTTATGATAGAATTAACATCATAACTCCCATTAAATGATTTTACATTcctgaaaaatatttatatatatattattaataacaAAGCAAATTAAAATATGTGTGTCGTATCAATTGTGTAACGGTATTGTGAACCAGCTTTctataatattcaatatttataaagaaaGTTGAAGTGTTGCATAAGAACCAATATGCATAGACAGACAACAGGCTATCTTAGACAACAAAGATCGTAGATCACTGACGGGTCTGCAATATTTTCTAGACAAGACTGATCACAACAGATGTTTTTCCAACATTTAAAAGATATATTACATTACCAAGAatagaattaataaaaaaaacaaaatcagatcTTTGATAAGAAAAAATCACACGTTTGATTGTATCAACCCTCAaatggaagtacaccactaagtcatggtcccattgctttctatgttaaattcctccatttcaagcaggcacacctctctcattttaagttcaaataaagtggcaatcattgcatgtcaaagcaacactttatggtgtcttctactgaaaaaatcaacatacctttaatggcatataagaaataACTGGTTCCCgaaacttcggatgtaccaaaacaggtacttcaaaTCTGACTAACATAttaaatgtaccctctttttttaaattttgtgcagtttttttaatatttaaaatttaaaattaaaggccaagagtgttctacaatgatcaccagttcttcagctttcatttgatgccaaaaatacctaaatatcctacatattttgaaagttacactcatgcgtaggaactattttgcgttaaatatgtactactttttggtatgtgctttctggccgggcccgcaTTAGTGATGTTACACCAAATAATTGGAAAACTGCTATCATTCAATGAAAATATAGAGGCGTGAATAAGAAAACAAGTCGCCGGgtaaataaaccaaaaaaaaaataagcttttAGTTAAATATTTAAAGGTGCATCATGAACATAATTATTTAGTCTTCAATCAACACGTGTAGTTGTTTCAACAGGTGTATATGAATACGTGTTCAGTTGCTTTGtttaatacaaaaaagtaaaatcacaaaaatactgaacttagaggccAATCTtattggaaagtccataatcacatggcaaaatcaaataacaaaacacatacaaaacgaattgacaagaactgtcatattcctgacttggtacaggcattttcaaatgtagaaaatggtgaattaaacctggttttatagcgctaatcaTCTCACTCTCACTGACAGTCTCATCAAACTCCGTTATATTaacaatgatgtgtgaactaaacagacataatgaataaaatagtcaaactatgggtacagcagtcattatcgtgttacaatttaacagaacacaaaaacatctatgtacaaacacattcattgattcgcttgtctgacgtcagaatttatttttaatttttaaggcGTTTATCCGTTGAAATTATAGAAGAAACAAGGAATAATGTTAGTCTTCTATAGTTTACTATAGCaacttcaaataaaaaacaaattacgTTTAGTCCAATAAGGTATTGCCAATTAAGTACTTTGTTGACAATACGGTTTTGTGTTTTTACAATTTAATGTTACAAAATGTTTGCATTTGTTTTAGATAAAGGAatttatctccctcatgcaaagatTTGATTCCTTGTCATATTTTGGCCATACGTTTTGtgcattttaatttaaaaactattatatttttaaatttgtcttttttattaaaTCTGTCGGcctcaagcatcactgaagagtcatttattgtcaaaatgcgcatctggtgaagaataatttgaaacgttaatgttattatacCCGTCTAGTATTAAATACTTCGGAAACAGTCCTGAAATACTTTTATAGAATGTGCTGCTATATCCTGTCAAACCtaaaatagaaatattgaaaatcaaTTTGGTTACTTCATGAGTATTCGTCATAAAATTATCTGAATCACGATTTTTTTCTCATTAAAGCACATCAGATAATAACGGGTATTTAATGGCTCCATACAAACATGGATTTCCAGTACGatgaaacaaaaaatgatataaaataaaaacctTTTAAGTTTTAAACCGACAAACTGAGTAAGAATTGTTGACATCTTTATAATCTAAAGCTGTGAAAACAGAAATGTTTATCCCATCCGATTCTATGATCTTAAGTATTAATGTCATATACATAGTGGAggcatatcaaaataaataaaggcaacatactgctgttcgaaattcattaatcgatttagaaaaatacaacaaatccgggttacacacTAAAACTGGGGGAAACACTTCTATAAAATACCTATAGCAACGTTGCCAGGTTTAAACTGACCACccttttttcaagaaaaatcaaaatcattgagACCTAAAAGGCGGCGACATTAAATATTTTGCTAATTATGTAACATGTAGTTTAAAAGTAAATCAATGTCCTCAGTTGTAGAAGTTAAGGACTAATAGAAGctacaaattttgaaaattgtatagaGCCCCTTTGCGAGTTGCTAATTAGACAAAACTGACTCAGATTTTAACCTTATATATGCATTGgtgttatttttgtttcaaatagaaGGAAAAGAAATCTAGAATTTGCTGCAATTTTGGTAAATGTTCTTTTATGGATTTTAAGtctaatactagaacacacccgtgatatcgcgggtccgtgactgaattaaagtatataactatgagtaaggccttattttagtattggtattgtcatctgacaAAGTCGTGCCGAttattataagatacacagttttctctgctttcaaatctttctgtttgaacccgtcgacctggaacttttcaattattggtaatattcaggtcctggaattgagtattttttaatcaacagcattgtcacATAAAGTTCaaatctttgattcgctgttctacgtcatgcccgctaacaaattgaaaactgtacctctACGCCTTAGTccaaatttttagtattcgtattgttatcttagaaagtcttactacttaaaaaaaaactacaatagggaacaatttgacaatgattgaatttagttgtgTCGACTTTGTGATTATGTCCCGTGTATAtatttggtggtgcgcctgttagatgcggaacgtacagataaggtaataggtaacaggtgaatatactattggtatcggtaccggattcgacccggaacttgttaattattggcaatattaattatgtggaaaacaaaagggtctggagttgTGTAATTTTTAACCTACACAATTGTCCtttattagctatatataaagttgaatgtcGTTTTTACCTGATGCCGGCATAACAGGTTTTATTGCTACCTTTAATTCAGTTTTTGCTCTCAAGACTATTTTGTAATTTCGCCTGCAAAACCTTTTTTCTCCCTGGCAATATGAGAGCATCCTATAAGGATATTTTTCGTGAACACGTGCAACACGTATACGGAAATACcaagcatacatttttttacttgtatttaGATCACTTAAAATTTAACTTATTGAATATTATATCAAGTTATAATGACACAATTAGAGTTGACTGTTCTGTAAACTTAAAAtcaatgtcatatatatatttaaaataaatagacTTATAAGAGTACTCATCAGCTACATTATTGACAAGAGTatctgaataaaggcaacagtagtataccgctgttcaaaactcataaatccatggacaagaaacaaaatcggggtaacaaactaaaactgagggaaacgcattaaatataagagaagaacaacgacacaaaattaaaatgtaacactATGTCAGTCTTTTTTCATTTTGCTTTATTCAATTAAACAACATCGCTGTGTTTTATATTTTCGTGTCGGGTGTATACCGCCTTAATTACGAAGGTCTATGTAGTACTCAAGTTATCAAGAGGTAGCTCGTAAAATATTAAACAACTGCTTAACAATAAATTATGTTGGTTTAATTTCATAATGTTCGATCTAGGGTTCAAGGAATTAATTATTTATGATACagtgttatttttgttttaaacgtGTCATTTATTTACCGCTACATTTTTTCTTTGTCAGTGTAATTTCAGTCTGTGTTTCTGATATCCACGAGTCTGATGTTTTCAAGCGATCAGGAACATATATCTCATCCGACGAAGTCTTCCCTATTTGTATTACTGAAATagttaaatttaatttcaataaatggTTTATGATTAagatatataaatgttttatattacagAGTAATGGTAATGATAACATATTTTGTATGAGCTGTATTGGTTCTGTAATGCttgtttaaattacaaaaatggcAAATTTCACAGAATGACTATGAGACTCAATACATCCAATGTTACTGCTTGCATGCTTGGATAACGCAAGGTTTGTTATTTTGTACCAGCAATAATCATGTTAATATGTAAATCATAATTTACAATatactcattggcaatcataccacattttcttttttataataaaactctATCGTTAATGATTTTTTACAACAATATCACGTTTTACGCTAATTTTAAGTTCAGCAATTCTGCCTAAACATTTTAAACGGCTACCAGACCAAACACAATATATAGCGAAAATACGACTTATTTAGAAGCAATAATGTTACGATTGTCTTAACATTGATTCAATGATATTGTGCATCGGAAAtgaatgcatttatttttaaaccagTTGTTTGCATGATACAGGTTattttgtatatgtatatgttattGATGATATGATGCATCACCCCAACCGTGCGGGAATGTGCTAGATTTTCACATGAATAAGGCATGATTTTTCAATTAGATTATTTGGGGTCTGCGGCTTGTATGTCAGTAACATCGGACACAGTTTTCTGAATTTAACTGTTCGTATTGCTGTGTGTGTGTCTTTATTCAACATTGACTTGAGTCATGGGGAAGGTCTGAGATCGGTAAAAACATAATAAGTTCGCTGCATGTTGCACCTGTCCCATGTAAGGAATTCCAACCTCTGGCATATATTAGACATGtatgtttgtgttattttggttcTTTATTTGTTTAGAAGTCTAGTGTGACGTCAATGTGAAGTGAACTtcaattgaaaatggaaatggtgaatatgtctaagagataacaacccaaccaaagagctgATAACAGCCGACGGCGACTATTGGATATTAAACGCCGCGAGTAAATCCCGCAGCCGGAGATGAGCCTCAGTTGGTCCCTGAACACAGATGTGTAGTTCAGTGAATATGGACGTCATACGTAACCAAAAAACAGAACCAAAATGCGGTAGGGTAAAACGAGTGTTGTGAGATAGCAAAGCCCTTCTGCTACCGCTAgctaatgtagaataaagaaatacttagcaatacacacagtaaaactcatttCAACAGAAGTCCGAATCTgaattttctcgctttgttgaacaCCCTTTTGTGGACTTTTTCTACTTTGTTTTTTAAGTTCAATTTGTTTTCGTGTTGACGCTTTCcgcgtttccattctcaatgttatgaATGCAGTGGAAACTTGGTCGTGGACGATTAGTACTTATATGAGGGCTAAATGATATTGGACTTTGTAATCTTAAATATAAGTTTCCATCAAAGCGTTCCTCACGCCAATATTACAAGTTTTGGTTTAAAAAGAACTTGCGTACTGAATTACATAAACACTAGTAATTCACAAATTAAAATGATATCCAACAAGAAATTAAGTAAATCCAAAAACTTACCAACATTTTGCCTTGCTACGACAAGGGAGAATTCACCGTCCAATACATCATTAAATGCTTTGGTATACTCCGAAACTGCGTGTACGAGTGAAGTAATACCACCTAACCCCTGGAAAAAATAGATTAAGAATACCGATAAATGTCTAAAGCCAGTAGTGAACCATCGCTTATATGAGCTAGAGGTTTGGCTAGCATTAAAACCAGTTTGAACCCACTTTGTTTCTCTCAAAATgttctatataaaataaggaacatGGCAGCTGTTATAAAGTAGTCAGTTTCTAGTTCATAAGTTGATGTTTGTTTTTACTGCACTTCAGCTTGTCTGCTGTTCCATTGTATCCATTTGATAGtggatgtgtttccctcggtttttgtttgtaacccgtatgtgtttttcttttaatcgatttatgactttttacttatactattggttttctcttttttttctctttgccAAAGTACTGCCTTTCTTTCTTTGCATACACTTAAGTTCAATCTTTTCGAGTCTTCgatcattgaaataaaaaaaaaactatccaatttgacatacatttataacatacCTTTCCGCATTGATCAAATTAAGTTTATAATGAACACCAAGGTTCTTATCCTAAATAGCAAGTTAAACTTAGATGAATGCTCTTTGATTTAATTTACACATATTAAAAACaagtatattttaataaaataatacctAGATTACGAATCGACCATGCAAGTGCTGTATagtcagtcaaggtcgttaaaagcTTCCATTTGTTGAAGATTAAGTTAAGAAAAGTAAAATACGAACTGTCaataaataaaagatttaaaattgaaaactgaaatggggaatgtgtcaaagaga includes:
- the LOC143069514 gene encoding adhesion G protein-coupled receptor B3-like; amino-acid sequence: MTTLHKGMFQGLPALYQLDVVGNNFTFVKSDTFTSNPSLRFLYLELICDCISAPFWSWINSFPNRGSVTCLDQNNVQLSSLPTSDFENCTDYSCHPEYCSNGGSCSQNNNGDLDCSCVGGWIGEKCTDSSNLCAENVDNFNTKWSITAQNTIATLKCSGYHTGYVSRYCSSYGKWEEPNYSNCISKSIQNLKSQTKLLAGASDYDNVTIILEDLENITRDNNELRSGDLLTSSAILNDIAKYVTEHKDKHTSDQLEIFGTLCNNLLDDGNYQQWNELNVQGLGGITSLVHAVSEYTKAFNDVLDGEFSLVVARQNVVIQIGKTSSDEIYVPDRLKTSDSWISETQTEITLTKKKCSGLTGYSSTFYKSISGLFPKYLILDGNVKSFNGSYDVNSIITDFTIHGTSCLDFSVIIKFDHLLDNMSMPFCGHWNFSAINTVYGAWSSFGSRLVDASDSYTICEYNHTTNFAILMSPENSMFNYNFQLIYLRFTIRRIVNICTLHYRCTLSFALTNGGQTNAVYSLSTSFVHSWGGAHTMPWTSVGVVSTLYRGLLFYLLEQYVFNDTHMCAGKLRHFLKGVQHKLKTQI